From a single Ciconia boyciana chromosome 6, ASM3463844v1, whole genome shotgun sequence genomic region:
- the SLC25A29 gene encoding mitochondrial basic amino acids transporter has translation MALDFLAGCVGGAAGVLVGHPFDTVKVRLQVQNVEKPLYRGTFHCFQSIIKQESAFGLYKGIGSPMMGLTFINALVFGVQGNTLRALGKDTPLNQFLAGSAAGAIQCIICCPMELAKTRMQLQGTGEYKLKTKNYKNSLDCLIKIYRKEGLRGINRGMVSTFIRETPSFGFYFLTYDCMTRYLGCEAEDSYVIPKLLFSGGMSGIVSWLSTYPMDVIKSRLQADGVGGVTQYNGILDCVRKSYHEEGWRVFTRGLTSTLLRAFPVNAATFATVTVFLMYMRSEDNLRECEPGPVIQQPSSL, from the exons ATGGCTCTGGATTTCCTCGCGGGATGCGTCGGAG gtgCTGCCGGAGTGCTGGTAGGACACCCGTTTGACACTGTTAAG GTTCGTCTACAAGTTCAAAATGTAGAGAAACCTCTCTACCGTGGGACCTTCCATTGCTTTCAGTCCATCATAAAGCAAGAATCT GCTTTTGGACTCTATAAAGGTATTGGGTCACCAATGATGGGACTTACCTTCATTAACGCACTTGTGTTCGGCGTACAAGGAAACACACTTCGTGCTCTCGGAAAAGACACTCCTCTAAACCAGTTCCTTGCAGGGTCAGCGGCAGGGGCTATCCAGTGCATCATCTGTTGTCCTATGGAGTTAGCAAAGACAAGAATGCAGCTTCAAGGAACAGGTGAATACAAACTAAAAACTAAGAACTACAAAAATTCTCTGGATTGTTTGATCAAAATCTATCGAAAGGAAGGGCTGAGGGGTATCAACAGGGGCATGGTCTCTACATTCATAAGAGAGACTCCAAGCTTTGGCTTTTACTTCCTGACCTATGACTGCATGACCAGGTATTTAGGCTGTGAAGCTGAAGACAGTTACGTTATTCCcaaactgctgttttctggGGGGATGTCAGGAATTGTGTCCTGGCTCTCAACCTATCCTATGGATGTGATCAAATCCCGGCTTCAGGCTGATGGAGTCGGAGGCGTTACACAATACAATGGCATTTTGGACTGTGTCCGAAAGAGTTACCATGAAGAAGGCTGGAGGGTGTTCACAAGAGGTCTTACTTCCACACTTCTCCGTGCTTTTCCTGTCAACGCAGCTACCTTTGCTACTGTCACTGTGTTCCTAATGTATATGAGGTCAGAAGACAACCTTCGTGAATGTGAACCAGGTCCAGTAATCCAGCAGCCTTCCAGTTTGTGA